One Candidatus Sulfotelmatobacter sp. genomic region harbors:
- a CDS encoding DUF5069 domain-containing protein, whose protein sequence is MDLTKEYPRSPNEMMAGIVSLPRVIDKAHANADGTLGEYDVDCPHDRPVLELLGVDFNTFAAKIKELGYDDAKIEAWAKSLLAKRSPEAIAAFNRERRAWAPDDHSRAYFDKMKAEVAPNRPDVTTWFQLLDLDEKRAAGAA, encoded by the coding sequence ATGGACTTGACCAAAGAATATCCGCGCAGCCCCAACGAGATGATGGCGGGCATCGTCTCGTTGCCGCGCGTGATCGACAAAGCGCACGCCAACGCCGACGGCACGCTGGGTGAATACGACGTCGACTGCCCGCACGACCGGCCGGTGCTCGAGCTGCTGGGCGTCGACTTCAACACCTTCGCGGCGAAGATCAAAGAGCTCGGTTACGACGACGCCAAGATCGAAGCGTGGGCGAAGTCGCTGTTGGCGAAACGCTCGCCGGAAGCGATCGCGGCGTTCAACCGCGAGCGCCGCGCGTGGGCGCCCGACGATCACTCGCGAGCCTACTTCGACAAGATGAAGGCCGAGGTCGCGCCGAACCGCCCCGACGTTACCACCTGGTTCCAACTCCTGGACCTGGACGAGAAGCGCGCCGCCGGAGCGGCG
- the msrA gene encoding peptide-methionine (S)-S-oxide reductase MsrA — MATATERAVLAGGCFWGMQDLLRRIPGVISSRVGYTGGDVPNATYRNHGTHAEAIEIIFDPSRVSYRRLLEIFFQIHDPTTLNRQGNDRGLSYRSAIYYTTDEQKRIAEETIADVDASGLWPGKVVTEVAPAGPFWEAEPEHQDYLERYPQGYTCHFVRPDWVLPERASAKL, encoded by the coding sequence ATGGCAACCGCAACCGAACGCGCCGTTCTTGCCGGTGGCTGCTTCTGGGGCATGCAAGACCTGCTCCGTCGCATCCCCGGCGTCATCTCGAGCCGCGTCGGCTACACCGGCGGCGACGTCCCCAATGCCACCTATCGCAACCACGGGACGCACGCCGAGGCGATCGAGATCATCTTCGATCCCAGCCGCGTGAGCTATCGCAGACTGCTCGAGATCTTCTTCCAGATCCACGACCCCACGACGCTGAACCGTCAGGGGAACGACCGCGGGCTGAGCTATCGCTCCGCGATCTACTACACCACCGACGAACAGAAGCGCATCGCCGAAGAGACGATCGCCGACGTCGACGCCTCGGGCCTGTGGCCCGGCAAGGTCGTCACCGAAGTCGCCCCCGCCGGCCCCTTCTGGGAGGCCGAGCCGGAGCACCAGGACTACCTGGAGCGCTATCCGCAGGGCTACACCTGCCACTTCGTGCGCCCCGACTGGGTGCTGCCCGAGCGCGCCTCCGCCAAGCTCTAG